From Paenibacillus graminis, a single genomic window includes:
- a CDS encoding NAD(P)/FAD-dependent oxidoreductase, producing MDLQSGKLYWPTTVVNPPSYPKLEEDIACDVLIIGAGSSGAQCASILSEQGMSVVVVDKRKAGEGSTSTNTALIQYAGEKSFVSLSHSFGEEVAARHLKLCEQSINDIERVSLQLPIDPDFIRRDSLYYASCKEDVSALTEEHVLLQKHGFKVDLLDAQRISGLYPFQKEAALYYYDDAEMNPLKFVYGLLEKVKSQGGKIYEDTEITGRRFEQEYALFYTKEHREIRARHVIIAAGYEDSDFKTEKNATLASSYAVITKPVADLSSWPKRTLIWETARPYVYMRTTPDDRVIIGGMDKETSFAATRDSKIPASRDKLLEAFKTLFPDIPAQPEYYFGAFYGGTHDGLPVIGQYESYPHCYILMAYGDNGTVYNGVLAKVVSDMILNGSSPDLDLYLQSSPLVHR from the coding sequence ATGGATCTGCAAAGTGGTAAATTGTACTGGCCCACTACGGTGGTTAATCCTCCTTCTTATCCTAAGCTGGAAGAGGATATAGCTTGCGATGTATTGATTATTGGTGCGGGCAGCTCCGGTGCCCAATGCGCAAGTATCCTCAGTGAACAGGGGATGTCCGTCGTTGTGGTGGACAAAAGAAAAGCTGGAGAAGGCAGCACCAGCACTAATACAGCATTAATTCAATATGCGGGAGAAAAAAGCTTTGTATCGCTGAGCCACTCTTTTGGCGAAGAGGTCGCCGCTCGTCATCTTAAACTATGTGAGCAGTCCATTAACGACATAGAGCGGGTAAGCCTGCAGTTACCCATTGATCCGGATTTCATAAGACGGGACAGCCTGTATTATGCAAGCTGCAAGGAAGATGTCTCTGCCTTGACCGAAGAACACGTTCTCCTTCAGAAGCACGGGTTCAAAGTTGATCTGTTGGATGCGCAGCGTATATCCGGCCTCTATCCTTTTCAGAAAGAAGCAGCGCTTTACTATTATGATGATGCTGAGATGAACCCGCTTAAATTTGTTTACGGGCTTCTTGAGAAGGTTAAGTCACAGGGAGGAAAGATTTATGAGGATACGGAAATAACAGGAAGACGCTTCGAACAGGAGTATGCCCTGTTTTACACCAAGGAACACCGCGAAATCCGGGCCAGACACGTCATTATTGCAGCCGGTTATGAAGACAGCGACTTTAAAACCGAAAAAAATGCTACACTGGCCAGTTCCTATGCAGTCATTACCAAGCCGGTCGCCGACCTCTCAAGCTGGCCTAAAAGAACATTAATATGGGAGACCGCACGCCCTTATGTTTATATGCGTACTACCCCTGATGACCGGGTCATTATTGGAGGAATGGATAAGGAGACCTCCTTCGCCGCAACAAGGGATTCTAAAATCCCTGCAAGCAGGGACAAACTTCTTGAAGCCTTTAAAACGCTCTTTCCGGATATACCGGCTCAGCCGGAATACTATTTCGGAGCCTTTTATGGCGGAACACATGATGGCTTGCCTGTCATCGGCCAATATGAAAGCTATCCGCATTGTTATATCCTTATGGCTTACGGGGATAACGGAACTGTATATAATGGTGTTCTGGCCAAAGTTGTTTCGGACATGATACTAAATGGATCCAGCCCCGATTTGGACCTCTACCTGCAGAGCAGCCCCCTTGTTCACCGGTAA
- a CDS encoding spore coat protein, which translates to MNTDYQDPINSLNMPEMADMTFAMDFLLRAKEGVRNLSISLTETASPDVKALLRNHLKQGIALHQEITDLMIRKKWFHPYELNEQYQLDQLSAKNMVMIGQMNLFPDDTSRKGMFDRTPDEHIGGHNA; encoded by the coding sequence ATGAATACTGATTATCAAGACCCGATTAATTCATTAAATATGCCAGAAATGGCAGATATGACTTTCGCAATGGACTTCCTTCTTCGTGCCAAGGAGGGAGTGCGAAATTTGTCTATCTCCCTGACGGAAACGGCTTCTCCTGATGTAAAAGCGCTGCTGCGTAATCATCTTAAGCAGGGGATTGCTTTGCACCAAGAAATCACGGACCTCATGATTCGCAAAAAATGGTTTCATCCTTACGAGCTGAACGAACAGTACCAGCTCGACCAGCTTTCGGCGAAAAATATGGTGATGATCGGGCAGATGAATTTGTTCCCGGATGATACGTCGCGTAAAGGGATGTTTGATCGGACCCCAGATGAACATATTGGAGGTCATAATGCATGA
- a CDS encoding zinc-dependent alcohol dehydrogenase, which translates to MKAVTYQGIKNVVVKEVPDPKIEKPDDMIVKITSTAICGSDLHLIHGMIPNLQENYVIGHEPMGIVEEVGPGVTKVKKGDRVIIPFNIACGECFFCKNQLESQCDKSNEHGDIGAYFGYSGTTGGYPGGQSEYLRVPYANFTHFKIPENCEQPDEKLSLIADAMTTAFWSVDNAGVKNGDTVIVLGCGPVGLLAQKFCWLKGAKRVIAVDYVDYRLQHAKRTNNVEIVNFEQDKNIGNNLKEMTKGGADVVIDAVGMDGKMSDLEFLASGMKLQGGTMSAFIIASQAVRKGGTIQVTGVYGGRYNGFPLGDIMQRNVNIRSGQAPVIHYMPYMYELVTSGKVDPGDIITHVIPLSEAKRGYEVFDTKTDDCIKVVLKP; encoded by the coding sequence ATGAAGGCGGTAACCTATCAAGGGATTAAAAATGTCGTGGTCAAAGAGGTACCCGATCCGAAGATTGAGAAACCGGACGATATGATCGTAAAAATCACCAGTACCGCCATTTGCGGTTCTGACCTTCACCTTATTCACGGGATGATCCCTAACCTTCAGGAGAATTATGTCATCGGGCATGAACCGATGGGGATCGTAGAAGAAGTAGGCCCCGGCGTGACAAAGGTAAAGAAAGGCGACCGTGTGATCATCCCGTTCAACATCGCATGCGGAGAATGCTTTTTTTGCAAAAATCAGCTGGAAAGCCAATGTGACAAGTCAAACGAACACGGGGATATCGGGGCCTATTTCGGCTACTCCGGAACGACCGGCGGATACCCTGGCGGGCAATCCGAGTATTTACGAGTCCCGTACGCAAATTTTACCCACTTCAAGATTCCCGAAAACTGCGAACAACCGGACGAAAAGCTAAGCTTGATTGCCGATGCAATGACGACCGCATTCTGGAGCGTAGATAACGCAGGTGTAAAGAATGGAGATACGGTCATCGTACTCGGCTGTGGTCCGGTCGGACTTCTGGCCCAGAAATTCTGCTGGCTGAAGGGGGCAAAGCGGGTCATCGCCGTTGACTATGTCGATTACCGCTTGCAGCATGCGAAGCGAACGAACAATGTGGAAATCGTAAACTTTGAACAGGATAAGAATATCGGCAACAATCTCAAGGAAATGACCAAAGGCGGCGCGGATGTCGTGATTGATGCGGTAGGAATGGACGGAAAGATGAGCGATCTCGAATTTCTAGCCAGCGGTATGAAACTGCAAGGCGGCACCATGAGTGCATTTATCATTGCGTCTCAGGCTGTCCGCAAAGGCGGGACCATCCAAGTCACTGGGGTATACGGCGGACGCTATAACGGATTCCCGCTAGGCGACATCATGCAGCGCAACGTGAATATCCGTTCGGGACAAGCTCCGGTCATTCACTACATGCCGTATATGTACGAATTGGTTACTTCGGGCAAAGTGGACCCTGGAGACATTATTACGCACGTCATTCCGCTCAGCGAGGCCAAACGCGGCTATGAAGTGTTCGATACGAAAACAGACGATTGCATCAAAGTCGTCTTAAAGCCTTGA
- a CDS encoding spore coat protein → MNIILEHLTGLHTLTDDVIAMDFLMNAKNGVRNYAMAVTECATPEIKQILMKQLDEAIDSHEQITNYMMQRGLYHPYTIPEQIQLDLKNIQTAMNIPS, encoded by the coding sequence ATGAACATAATATTAGAACACTTGACAGGGCTTCATACGCTGACCGACGACGTGATCGCAATGGATTTTTTGATGAACGCCAAGAACGGAGTCAGAAACTACGCCATGGCCGTAACCGAATGTGCCACTCCCGAAATCAAGCAAATTTTGATGAAACAGCTCGACGAAGCCATAGACTCCCATGAACAGATAACAAACTACATGATGCAGCGTGGCCTATACCATCCCTACACTATTCCAGAGCAAATTCAGCTCGATCTGAAAAATATTCAGACCGCTATGAACATTCCGTCCTGA
- a CDS encoding sugar phosphate isomerase/epimerase family protein: MTIGAFTPEAHAAEQEGVVIAMEALRPEESQIVTTLADAKRMLDEIASPAFRLMVDTTAMGIAGETLEQWFETAGESIVHLHFIDGTPYGHLAWGDGTFPLASMIQTLNDYGYKGLLGQEITDFRYYEHPDETDRQIMEAFEKYIGKD; the protein is encoded by the coding sequence TTGACGATCGGCGCGTTTACGCCGGAAGCACACGCAGCGGAACAGGAAGGTGTGGTGATCGCCATGGAGGCGCTGCGTCCGGAAGAATCGCAGATTGTGACCACGCTCGCTGATGCTAAAAGAATGCTGGATGAAATCGCTTCTCCGGCCTTCCGGTTGATGGTGGACACCACGGCGATGGGCATTGCCGGAGAGACGTTGGAGCAGTGGTTTGAGACGGCAGGCGAGTCGATCGTCCACCTCCATTTCATCGATGGGACACCTTACGGCCACCTGGCTTGGGGCGATGGAACCTTTCCGCTGGCGTCCATGATCCAAACGCTGAACGATTATGGGTATAAGGGGTTATTGGGACAGGAAATTACCGACTTCCGCTATTATGAGCACCCGGACGAAACCGATCGGCAGATTATGGAAGCGTTCGAGAAATATATCGGGAAGGATTGA
- a CDS encoding beta-L-arabinofuranosidase domain-containing protein gives MIELKGKHVVLHDGDLKRREEANRRYLMKLTNDNLLFNYKVEAGRYHGRDIPQDAHGGWETPVCQIRGHFLGHWLSAAAMRFHETGDLELKIKADLILDELAECQEDNGGQWAGPIPEKYLHWIAKGKGIWAPQYNIHKLFMGLVDMYQFTGSQKALEVADRFADWFVEWSSTFSREKFDDILDMETGGMLEAWADLLHITGNDKYTALLERYYRSRLFHPLLENKDPLTNMHANTTIPEVLGCARAYEVTGEQRWMDIVTAYWKCAVTERGTLATGGNTAGEVWMPKMKIKARLGDKNQEHCTVYNMIRLAEFLFRHTSDPAYAQYIEYNLYNGIMAQAYYQEYHLTGNKHGYPGSGLLTYFLPMKAGLRKDWSSETDSFFCCHGTMVQANAALNRGIYYQDHKDVFVCQYFHSELTTEINGENVRIHQAQDHMSGSMLNSSNTAGQQELNEITALHENLPNYKKYDFVVHTGTSNEFAIHFRIPDWIMSEASIYVNDQFHGKSADNHTFYKILRNWKDGDRISIILPVGIRFIPLPDDEQTGAFRFGPEVLAGICENERILFTPLDDVASELIMENEREWGSWRYFFKTANQDPGIQLRRIRDIGYEPYQVYFTVKKA, from the coding sequence ATGATAGAACTGAAAGGCAAACATGTCGTTCTTCATGATGGTGATTTGAAACGCAGGGAAGAAGCAAACAGACGGTATTTAATGAAACTGACGAATGATAATCTCCTGTTTAACTATAAAGTAGAAGCAGGAAGATATCATGGCAGAGATATTCCTCAGGATGCACATGGGGGATGGGAGACGCCAGTCTGTCAGATCCGGGGACACTTTCTTGGACATTGGCTGTCTGCTGCGGCTATGCGGTTTCATGAGACGGGTGATCTGGAACTCAAAATCAAAGCGGATCTCATATTAGACGAGCTCGCCGAATGCCAGGAAGATAACGGCGGACAATGGGCTGGGCCTATTCCAGAGAAATATTTACATTGGATCGCAAAAGGAAAAGGGATATGGGCTCCACAGTATAATATCCATAAGTTATTTATGGGACTTGTCGATATGTACCAATTTACCGGCAGCCAAAAGGCGCTCGAAGTAGCCGATCGTTTTGCAGACTGGTTCGTCGAATGGAGCAGCACCTTCTCAAGAGAGAAATTCGATGACATTCTGGACATGGAGACAGGCGGTATGCTTGAAGCTTGGGCGGACCTGCTCCATATTACAGGGAATGATAAATATACTGCCTTGCTGGAGCGTTATTATCGCAGCAGACTTTTTCACCCGTTACTGGAAAATAAAGACCCTCTGACCAACATGCATGCCAACACGACCATTCCTGAAGTACTCGGATGTGCCAGAGCTTACGAAGTAACCGGCGAACAAAGATGGATGGACATTGTCACTGCCTACTGGAAATGTGCTGTCACAGAGAGAGGGACGCTGGCAACTGGCGGAAATACTGCCGGTGAAGTGTGGATGCCGAAAATGAAGATCAAGGCACGACTTGGTGATAAGAATCAAGAGCATTGTACGGTTTATAACATGATTCGTCTGGCAGAGTTTCTCTTCCGGCATACATCAGATCCGGCATATGCACAGTATATCGAATATAATTTGTATAACGGTATTATGGCTCAAGCCTATTACCAGGAATATCACCTGACCGGCAATAAGCACGGTTATCCCGGATCAGGGCTGCTCACTTATTTCCTGCCGATGAAGGCAGGCCTCAGGAAGGATTGGAGTTCGGAGACCGATAGTTTCTTCTGCTGCCACGGAACTATGGTACAAGCAAATGCAGCATTAAACAGAGGCATTTATTATCAGGATCATAAGGATGTCTTTGTATGCCAGTATTTCCATTCTGAGCTGACAACAGAGATCAACGGAGAGAACGTCCGGATTCATCAAGCTCAGGATCATATGAGTGGAAGCATGCTGAACTCTTCGAATACTGCAGGACAGCAGGAATTGAATGAGATTACAGCGCTTCACGAGAATCTGCCTAATTATAAAAAGTATGATTTCGTAGTCCATACGGGCACATCTAATGAGTTTGCCATCCATTTCCGGATTCCGGACTGGATCATGTCGGAAGCCAGCATCTATGTGAACGATCAGTTTCATGGGAAATCTGCGGATAACCATACATTCTATAAAATATTGCGGAATTGGAAGGACGGCGATCGAATCAGTATCATTCTGCCTGTCGGCATCCGTTTTATTCCTCTGCCGGACGACGAACAGACAGGAGCGTTTCGTTTTGGTCCTGAGGTACTGGCTGGTATTTGTGAGAATGAGAGGATTCTCTTTACACCATTAGATGATGTTGCCTCTGAATTAATTATGGAAAATGAACGTGAGTGGGGCAGCTGGCGCTATTTCTTCAAGACCGCAAATCAGGACCCGGGAATTCAGCTGAGAAGAATTCGTGATATCGGCTATGAACCCTATCAAGTTTACTTCACGGTAAAAAAAGCTTAG
- a CDS encoding phosphoenolpyruvate hydrolase family protein, producing MNKLTRSEIIAKFKAEVKMGKILLGVGAGTGITAKSSEAGGADMLIVYNSGRYRMAGRGSLAGLLSYGDANQIVVEMGAEVLPVVKHTPVLAGVCGTDPFRVMEVYLKQLKEQGFSGVQNFPTVGLIDGVFRQNLEETGMGYDLEVEMIRTAHELDLLTTPYVFDPAQAKAMAEAGADILVAHMGLTTKGTIGAKTALTLDDCVERIEAIIEAGLTVNPDIMIICHGGPIAEPEDAAYVIKRAKGIHGFFGASSVERFAAEKGITQQTESFKAIRK from the coding sequence ATGAATAAGTTAACCAGATCAGAAATTATAGCCAAATTCAAGGCTGAGGTGAAGATGGGCAAGATTCTCCTCGGTGTCGGGGCAGGCACGGGGATTACGGCCAAGAGCAGTGAAGCGGGCGGAGCAGACATGTTGATTGTATACAATTCCGGCCGGTACAGAATGGCAGGCCGCGGTTCACTGGCGGGCTTGCTGTCCTATGGAGATGCCAATCAAATCGTAGTTGAGATGGGAGCCGAGGTACTGCCCGTCGTCAAGCACACGCCTGTTCTGGCAGGGGTATGCGGCACCGATCCTTTTCGAGTGATGGAGGTATATCTGAAGCAATTGAAGGAGCAGGGCTTCAGCGGTGTTCAGAACTTCCCTACAGTAGGCTTGATTGATGGAGTGTTTAGACAAAACCTGGAGGAGACCGGTATGGGGTACGATCTGGAGGTTGAAATGATCCGTACCGCCCATGAGCTGGATTTACTGACCACTCCGTATGTTTTTGATCCTGCGCAGGCGAAAGCCATGGCAGAGGCGGGAGCTGACATTTTGGTTGCCCATATGGGCTTGACGACCAAAGGAACGATTGGTGCAAAAACAGCGCTGACCTTGGACGACTGTGTAGAGCGAATCGAGGCGATTATTGAAGCAGGCCTTACTGTGAATCCGGATATCATGATTATTTGCCACGGTGGTCCCATCGCCGAGCCGGAGGATGCGGCTTATGTCATTAAGAGAGCGAAGGGCATCCATGGATTCTTCGGCGCGTCGAGCGTTGAGCGCTTTGCGGCGGAAAAGGGCATTACACAGCAGACCGAGTCTTTTAAAGCGATTCGAAAATAG
- a CDS encoding Tm-1-like ATP-binding domain-containing protein produces the protein MKTIAIAGTFDTKGEEYLYIKRIAEELGLGTLTIHTGVFEPAFVPDVSNREVASAAGMDMEELASRKDRALATEILSNGLMKLVPQLYKQGKFDGILSFGGTGGTSLVAPAMRALPIGVPKVMVSTVASGNTAPYVGTSDIVMIPSVVDVAGLNSISTKIFTNALFALAGMLKFEHTHQPEKKPLVAATMFGVTTPCVTAARKYLEERGYEVLVFHATGIGGQSMEALVDAGFIEGVLDLTTTEWADEIIGGVLNAGPHRLEAAGRKRIPQVVSVGALDMCNFGPADTVPEKFKDHTFYQHNPTVTLMRTTVAENEQIGRKLAEKLNMAKESTVLLLPLRGISAIDVEGQPFYGPEEDQMLFDTLRQHVDRSRVEVIEMDCAINDPVFAEAAAQKLIALMHASNS, from the coding sequence ATGAAGACCATCGCAATAGCTGGAACATTTGATACCAAAGGTGAGGAGTACCTTTACATCAAGAGAATTGCAGAAGAGCTTGGGCTGGGGACCTTAACGATTCATACGGGTGTATTCGAGCCGGCCTTTGTTCCGGATGTGTCCAACCGGGAGGTCGCCAGCGCCGCAGGCATGGATATGGAGGAGCTTGCGTCAAGAAAGGATCGGGCTTTGGCTACAGAGATCTTGTCCAATGGGCTGATGAAGCTGGTACCCCAGTTGTACAAGCAGGGCAAATTTGACGGAATCCTTTCCTTTGGGGGCACGGGTGGAACCTCACTGGTCGCACCGGCCATGAGAGCCCTGCCGATTGGCGTTCCGAAGGTGATGGTATCGACTGTTGCGTCTGGAAATACAGCTCCATACGTAGGCACGAGCGATATTGTCATGATTCCGTCTGTGGTGGATGTAGCAGGATTGAATTCGATTTCTACGAAAATATTTACAAATGCCTTATTTGCGCTGGCGGGAATGCTTAAGTTTGAGCATACGCATCAACCGGAGAAGAAGCCGCTCGTTGCGGCCACGATGTTCGGAGTAACGACGCCCTGTGTGACAGCGGCAAGAAAATATTTGGAGGAGCGGGGCTACGAGGTGCTTGTGTTCCACGCCACGGGCATCGGCGGGCAGTCGATGGAGGCGTTGGTCGACGCGGGTTTCATTGAAGGGGTATTGGACTTGACGACGACCGAGTGGGCGGATGAGATCATCGGCGGTGTTTTGAATGCGGGACCACACCGCTTGGAGGCAGCAGGCCGCAAACGCATTCCGCAGGTAGTCTCGGTAGGCGCCTTGGATATGTGCAATTTTGGACCGGCAGATACCGTACCCGAGAAATTCAAGGATCATACGTTTTATCAGCATAATCCGACCGTTACCCTGATGAGAACGACAGTGGCAGAGAATGAACAGATCGGCAGGAAGCTTGCGGAGAAGCTGAACATGGCCAAGGAAAGCACAGTGCTGCTGCTGCCGCTTAGGGGCATTTCCGCAATTGATGTGGAAGGGCAGCCGTTCTACGGCCCGGAGGAGGACCAAATGCTGTTCGATACCCTGCGTCAGCATGTCGACCGCTCGAGGGTTGAAGTGATTGAAATGGATTGCGCCATCAACGATCCGGTCTTTGCCGAGGCCGCAGCCCAAAAGCTGATTGCACTCATGCATGCATCAAATTCCTAA
- a CDS encoding phosphoenolpyruvate hydrolase family protein, translated as MNRTAILERLQSQLHEGNHIIGVSTGTGITAKYAAQSGADFILMLNSGKFRQMGRSSLAGFLPFCNSNDMVMDFASREIVPLVRHAPVLFGLNANDPTREMASYIAEIKGRGFSGVNNYPTVGLMDGLFREALEEDGISYDREVEAIRLAHQQELFTVAFVFDELQANQMIGAGADVICAHLGLTEGGLLGARKVVSLEAAKAKALRIFAACGQLQPDVIKMVYGGPVKTPVDVQYMYSNNTDIMGYIGGSAFERIPSEKSITAITRDFKRLGKLDEDDFMVKMLNGITRHYDYIDFVKEYVAQNYSDEIVFSDLAKVAHVSRSYLSSMFKKEVGCSFQTYLVNFRINKAATLLQAPQLQLSEVAAMVGYPDYAQFSKMFKKLKGCSPKLFRSNLNTRT; from the coding sequence TTGAACAGAACAGCCATACTGGAGCGACTTCAATCACAGCTGCACGAGGGTAATCACATCATTGGCGTCTCGACAGGCACGGGGATTACAGCCAAATATGCTGCTCAGAGCGGAGCGGACTTTATATTAATGCTGAACTCCGGCAAGTTTCGCCAGATGGGGAGAAGCTCTTTGGCGGGCTTTTTACCGTTCTGCAACAGTAATGATATGGTGATGGACTTTGCGTCAAGAGAAATTGTGCCGCTGGTGAGGCATGCTCCCGTGCTCTTTGGACTGAATGCGAATGATCCGACCAGAGAAATGGCCAGCTATATTGCGGAAATCAAGGGCAGAGGTTTTTCGGGAGTCAATAATTATCCGACGGTCGGCCTGATGGACGGATTATTCAGAGAGGCTCTGGAGGAAGACGGAATCAGCTATGACAGAGAGGTTGAGGCCATACGCCTGGCCCATCAGCAGGAGTTGTTTACGGTGGCCTTCGTATTTGACGAGCTTCAAGCGAACCAAATGATCGGGGCGGGGGCAGATGTGATCTGTGCTCATCTTGGCCTGACTGAAGGCGGATTATTGGGTGCGCGGAAGGTTGTATCCTTAGAGGCAGCCAAAGCAAAGGCGCTGCGCATTTTCGCTGCCTGCGGGCAGCTTCAGCCGGATGTGATCAAGATGGTTTACGGCGGTCCGGTAAAGACACCGGTCGATGTCCAGTACATGTACAGCAACAACACAGACATTATGGGCTATATTGGCGGTTCTGCCTTTGAACGAATTCCATCCGAGAAGTCGATTACGGCAATCACCCGTGATTTTAAGCGTCTGGGCAAGCTGGATGAGGACGATTTTATGGTCAAAATGCTGAACGGCATCACCAGGCATTATGATTATATCGACTTTGTCAAGGAATATGTGGCCCAAAACTACAGCGATGAAATTGTTTTTTCGGATCTCGCCAAGGTTGCTCATGTTTCGCGCAGCTATTTGAGCAGCATGTTTAAAAAGGAGGTGGGCTGCAGTTTTCAGACCTATCTTGTAAACTTTCGCATCAATAAAGCCGCGACGCTGCTCCAGGCGCCGCAGCTTCAATTATCTGAGGTGGCAGCGATGGTAGGGTATCCGGATTATGCCCAATTCAGCAAAATGTTTAAAAAGCTGAAGGGCTGCTCTCCCAAGCTGTTCCGATCTAACCTAAACACAAGAACATAG
- a CDS encoding sensor histidine kinase — translation MKTSKVKLKHQIWLIFFFSIVIFTVMEIYFFHSFSNLTQKRAATYGNQMIEQTRRKIDSVFNDIRVSTGIAVNSKLIQEFSVVDDDYKRAFDSGPYALDLMEYMRSFNSYVNGIVINDIKGRRLHSLDSASGDIFFINPYETFIQKYKDDPLLRKQGMFTTILKDDRTGTEQFFYIAPIVENIGGIYFSQITGYCTVMVNMDKLQGLVENTELTQGSTLYILNSQDEVIASTNSNARGTLFRDVLSMDKDILLNGVKATIDGEDILVQVKGLEQADGWRVVSMIPVRELTADMTPMRKVSIIVGIGIILTMLLTGSFFMNNLMRPLMGLVMDMKKVGRRDMGFRIKVRFTNEVGLLACDINRMMDEMEEMARDMFNTQARLYESELGQKQAEFSALQSQINPHFLYNTLNCISSIGLEYGSREIAQITFCMSKIFRYSIKKDDLVQVKEEIDCIQAYMKIILIRYENKFSMELDVEDRLMDMQTPKMILQPIVENSVYHGLERMDQGGRLLVTGSMDAHGDVCFCITDTGRGMEPEELAALQAKLGLEYPEQASAGQTAQGIGLTNIHHRLRLMFGEGYGTAIESRSGHGTTVTVKIPKLLNDRNTLDDYPLEE, via the coding sequence ATGAAGACCAGTAAAGTGAAATTAAAACATCAGATATGGCTTATCTTTTTTTTCTCGATCGTTATATTTACCGTCATGGAAATATATTTCTTCCATAGCTTCTCTAATTTAACCCAGAAGCGAGCTGCCACTTACGGCAACCAGATGATTGAGCAGACCCGCCGCAAGATTGATTCTGTGTTCAATGATATCCGGGTCAGCACCGGCATTGCGGTCAACAGCAAGCTGATTCAGGAATTCTCCGTGGTGGATGATGACTACAAAAGAGCGTTCGACAGCGGTCCGTATGCACTGGATCTTATGGAATATATGAGATCCTTCAATTCCTATGTGAACGGCATCGTCATTAACGACATCAAGGGAAGGCGGCTGCACAGTCTGGACTCGGCAAGCGGCGATATTTTCTTCATCAACCCCTATGAAACTTTTATTCAGAAATATAAGGATGACCCCTTGCTGCGGAAGCAGGGGATGTTCACCACGATTCTGAAGGACGACCGGACAGGTACGGAACAGTTCTTCTATATCGCGCCGATTGTGGAGAACATTGGGGGAATCTATTTCTCCCAGATTACAGGTTACTGCACCGTGATGGTCAATATGGACAAGCTGCAGGGGCTGGTAGAAAATACGGAATTAACGCAGGGCTCTACCTTGTACATTCTGAATAGCCAGGACGAGGTGATTGCATCCACGAATTCTAATGCCCGGGGCACGTTGTTCAGAGATGTTCTGTCTATGGATAAGGACATCTTGCTTAATGGCGTAAAAGCAACCATCGACGGGGAAGACATTCTTGTCCAGGTCAAAGGTTTGGAGCAAGCAGATGGGTGGCGGGTGGTTAGTATGATTCCGGTGCGTGAACTGACCGCGGATATGACGCCCATGCGGAAGGTCAGCATTATCGTAGGCATTGGCATTATTCTAACCATGCTCTTAACCGGCAGTTTCTTCATGAATAATCTGATGCGTCCGTTGATGGGACTTGTTATGGATATGAAGAAGGTGGGGAGGCGGGATATGGGCTTCCGCATTAAAGTCCGGTTTACCAATGAGGTAGGCTTGCTGGCCTGCGACATTAACCGGATGATGGATGAAATGGAGGAAATGGCCAGAGATATGTTCAATACCCAGGCCAGATTGTACGAATCTGAGCTGGGCCAGAAGCAGGCGGAGTTTTCTGCCCTGCAAAGCCAGATCAATCCCCATTTCCTCTATAATACGCTGAATTGCATCAGCAGCATCGGATTGGAATACGGAAGCAGAGAGATTGCGCAGATTACGTTTTGCATGTCTAAAATCTTCCGTTACAGCATCAAGAAGGATGATCTTGTACAGGTCAAGGAAGAAATTGACTGTATTCAGGCTTATATGAAGATTATCTTAATCCGTTATGAGAATAAATTCTCCATGGAGCTTGATGTGGAGGACAGGCTGATGGATATGCAAACGCCCAAGATGATCCTCCAGCCCATTGTGGAGAATTCCGTCTACCACGGGCTGGAGCGGATGGACCAAGGCGGGCGGCTCCTGGTTACCGGAAGCATGGATGCACATGGGGATGTGTGCTTCTGTATTACAGATACAGGGAGGGGAATGGAGCCGGAGGAGCTGGCCGCCCTCCAGGCCAAGCTGGGCTTGGAGTACCCGGAGCAAGCGTCAGCAGGCCAAACAGCACAAGGCATTGGGCTGACGAATATCCATCACAGGCTCCGGCTGATGTTCGGAGAGGGTTACGGGACCGCCATAGAAAGCCGGTCCGGCCATGGGACGACAGTGACCGTGAAGATTCCGAAGCTGTTAAATGACCGTAATACGTTGGACGATTATCCATTGGAAGAGTAA